Proteins encoded together in one Vibrio hippocampi window:
- the dtd gene encoding D-aminoacyl-tRNA deacylase — MIALIQRVSESSVTVEGEIVGQIGHGLLVLLGVEKGDDEAKTQRMVERVTNYRVFEDQEGKMNLNVKQVGGSLLVVSQFTLPADTKKGTRAGFSRGAAPADAERLYDLFADKCEAILPTERGRFAADMKVALINDGPVTFWLNA; from the coding sequence GTGATCGCACTAATTCAGAGAGTCAGTGAATCGTCGGTGACGGTCGAGGGAGAGATCGTAGGCCAAATAGGTCATGGTTTACTGGTGTTGCTTGGCGTAGAAAAAGGGGATGACGAGGCAAAAACTCAGCGAATGGTTGAACGTGTTACCAACTACCGAGTGTTTGAAGACCAAGAAGGTAAAATGAATCTCAACGTAAAGCAAGTTGGTGGAAGCCTTTTGGTTGTTTCTCAATTTACGCTGCCTGCGGATACGAAAAAAGGAACTCGAGCGGGTTTCTCTAGAGGTGCAGCTCCTGCTGATGCCGAACGACTCTACGATCTATTTGCCGATAAGTGTGAAGCTATCTTACCAACAGAGCGTGGTCGATTTGCGGCAGATATGAAAGTGGCATTGATTAACGATGGTCCAGTGACGTTCTGGCTTAACGCTTAG
- a CDS encoding bifunctional GNAT family N-acetyltransferase/hotdog fold thioesterase → MFKLITPTTEKQLEKYYQFRWQMLREPWRLPIGSERDEYDEMSHHRMIVDSRGRPMAIGRLYITPDNEGQIRYMAVKSNRRNKGMGSLVLVALESFARQEGVKRLVCNAREDAIAFYEKNDFVSQGELNDQRGPVRHQQMIKPLDPMSKVLRRPEWCAELQERWEQQIPISDKMGIKINQYTGYRFECSAQLNPNLNPHNTMFAGSAFTLATLTGWGMTWLLMRERSLNADIVLADSQIRYRHPVEMNPVSVTSLDGISGDLDRLETGRKARIVINVTIYSGDVPSVEFVGTYMLLPNYQHRFDMVHAD, encoded by the coding sequence ATGTTCAAGCTTATTACTCCTACAACAGAAAAACAGCTAGAAAAGTATTATCAATTTAGGTGGCAGATGCTGCGTGAACCTTGGCGGCTACCGATTGGCTCAGAAAGAGACGAGTATGATGAAATGAGTCATCACCGCATGATTGTGGATAGTCGAGGTAGACCGATGGCTATTGGTCGTCTTTATATCACTCCTGATAACGAAGGGCAGATTCGTTATATGGCGGTAAAGAGTAATCGCCGAAATAAGGGAATGGGCTCTTTGGTGTTGGTGGCGCTGGAGTCTTTCGCGCGTCAGGAAGGTGTTAAGCGGTTAGTTTGTAATGCTCGTGAAGACGCTATCGCTTTTTATGAAAAAAATGATTTTGTCAGTCAGGGTGAACTGAATGATCAACGTGGTCCCGTACGTCATCAACAAATGATTAAGCCACTCGATCCGATGTCTAAAGTGCTAAGAAGACCGGAGTGGTGCGCTGAACTTCAAGAGCGTTGGGAGCAGCAGATACCAATCAGCGATAAGATGGGGATTAAGATCAATCAGTATACGGGTTACCGATTTGAATGCAGTGCCCAGCTTAATCCAAACCTAAATCCGCACAATACCATGTTTGCTGGCTCAGCTTTTACGCTCGCGACCCTGACAGGGTGGGGAATGACTTGGCTTTTGATGCGTGAGCGCTCACTTAATGCTGATATTGTACTGGCAGACAGCCAGATTCGGTACCGACACCCTGTTGAAATGAATCCGGTCTCTGTGACTTCTCTTGATGGGATCAGTGGCGATCTAGACCGACTGGAGACAGGAAGAAAGGCGCGAATTGTCATTAATGTCACCATTTATAGCGGTGATGTACCTTCCGTCGAGTTTGTCGGTACTTACATGCTCTTGCCTAATTACCAGCATCGTTTTGACATGGTTCATGCTGACTAG
- a CDS encoding AsmA family protein, producing MIKRLSALFFGLLAVGLLAILIGFGLLHTQYAKPIILQNLNQLSQVHFDSEDVDYQYPNKLTFSNIVAQFPDDSETQATELTLWFGLPHSFTKPLRVKELLLSGANLQSMTWSHYDFKWWQVDNIALKHIDYSNHDFVINDLQLQMQQIDFDDSFVPQKTDFQLQASQFYYQGESLTNLLINGRYQPNNSVIYGASFEWNEAKISTQAQQENNTWSLVNATVEKLDYHFDSVWLEKIATLKQTIGHINSLDILNSNLSSQDGKVINLNASLENIDLRRSLLDQDNAYISLDSDSFFWQEFQFIEPTLQVSIDNGEIQLDDLDTNLEQGRIQASGHLSKQNIALKHFRLDGIKFVQEQQQPSLTALINPAWFKDIKSISIDNVEITRGQWIQLNQQPHWQLTGVNIDSENLILKRDYRWGMWQGKLLASVNSASYDKIISNQLVLETESNNGLWRLNRLIIPLQEGFATAQASLNFAAPSQPLLVEAQALSLPVSLANYLLVNPERDLYFDGKMDLELNLDALIADPLAFSRTATGKLRAQFHQAQITAAKEEPQAVDITPLILSLDRGQVELDSVVIEGNKLKGQAGGTTSLIEPSASELTLDITVECGQSYRIELLSGLVHTSQHEPCQNDAGN from the coding sequence GTGATCAAACGATTATCAGCGCTATTTTTCGGGCTATTAGCGGTAGGACTACTTGCTATCCTCATTGGATTTGGTCTGCTACACACACAATATGCAAAACCCATTATCTTGCAGAATCTCAATCAGCTATCTCAGGTTCACTTTGATAGTGAAGATGTGGATTATCAATATCCCAATAAACTGACATTCAGCAATATTGTTGCGCAATTTCCTGACGATTCAGAAACTCAAGCGACTGAGTTAACCTTATGGTTCGGTCTACCGCACTCCTTTACTAAGCCTCTGCGCGTGAAAGAACTCCTGCTCTCTGGGGCAAACCTGCAATCAATGACATGGTCGCACTATGATTTTAAATGGTGGCAAGTTGATAACATTGCATTAAAGCACATCGATTATTCTAACCATGACTTTGTTATCAATGATCTGCAACTACAGATGCAACAGATCGACTTTGACGATAGTTTTGTCCCGCAAAAAACTGACTTTCAGCTGCAAGCCTCTCAGTTCTACTATCAAGGCGAATCGTTAACTAACCTATTAATCAATGGCCGTTATCAACCAAACAACAGCGTTATCTACGGGGCTTCTTTTGAGTGGAATGAAGCAAAAATCAGCACGCAAGCACAACAAGAGAATAATACCTGGTCTTTGGTGAACGCAACGGTAGAGAAGTTGGATTATCATTTTGACTCTGTATGGTTAGAGAAAATCGCCACACTTAAACAAACCATTGGACACATCAACAGCTTAGATATCCTGAACTCCAATCTTAGCTCCCAAGACGGTAAAGTGATTAATCTCAATGCCTCATTAGAAAATATCGATTTACGCCGATCCCTATTGGATCAAGATAACGCCTATATCTCCTTAGATTCCGATAGTTTCTTTTGGCAAGAATTTCAATTTATCGAACCAACACTGCAAGTTTCTATTGATAACGGCGAGATTCAACTCGATGACTTGGACACCAACCTGGAGCAAGGGCGAATCCAAGCTTCTGGTCATCTTTCTAAGCAAAACATTGCGCTGAAACATTTTCGTTTGGATGGCATCAAATTTGTTCAAGAGCAACAACAACCATCATTAACAGCATTGATTAACCCGGCTTGGTTTAAAGACATAAAATCTATCTCTATCGACAACGTGGAAATCACTCGGGGACAATGGATTCAACTCAATCAGCAACCACATTGGCAATTAACTGGGGTCAATATTGATTCGGAAAACCTGATTCTCAAACGAGATTATCGGTGGGGGATGTGGCAAGGCAAGTTGCTCGCATCGGTAAACAGCGCGAGTTATGACAAAATCATCTCTAATCAGTTAGTACTTGAAACCGAAAGTAACAATGGGCTTTGGCGTTTAAATCGACTCATAATTCCTCTGCAAGAAGGTTTTGCCACCGCACAAGCCTCACTTAATTTCGCCGCTCCTAGCCAACCTCTGCTTGTCGAAGCACAAGCGCTGTCATTACCCGTTAGCTTGGCAAACTATCTACTCGTCAATCCTGAACGTGACCTGTACTTTGATGGGAAAATGGATCTGGAACTGAATTTGGATGCGTTAATTGCCGATCCTTTAGCCTTTTCAAGAACGGCTACGGGAAAACTGCGCGCGCAATTTCATCAAGCACAAATAACCGCCGCCAAAGAGGAACCTCAAGCGGTCGATATTACACCGCTAATCCTGTCTTTGGACAGAGGACAGGTTGAACTGGACTCTGTGGTTATAGAGGGGAACAAGCTAAAAGGTCAAGCGGGAGGCACCACTTCATTGATTGAACCTTCAGCCTCCGAACTGACGTTAGACATCACCGTAGAATGTGGGCAAAGCTATCGTATAGAGTTGTTATCTGGCTTAGTCCACACTAGTCAGCATGAACCATGTCAAAACGATGCTGGTAATTAG
- the pckA gene encoding phosphoenolpyruvate carboxykinase (ATP), with the protein MTVMDINKAAQIDLTQYGITGITEIVRNPSYETLFAEETCPDLEGYEKGIVTELGAVAVDTGIFTGRSPKDKFIVLDDTTREHMWWTSDQVKNDNKPISNDVWNDLKVLVTDELSNKRLFVIDGYCGANPETRLCIRVITEVAWQAHFVKNMFIRPTEAELAIFEPDFVVMNGAKCTNDKWQEHKLNSENFTVFNLTEKMQLIGGTWYGGEMKKGMFAMMNYFLPLKEIASMHCSANMGEQGDVAIFFGLSGTGKTTLSTDPKRQLIGDDEHGWDDEGVFNFEGGCYAKTIHLSKEAEPDIYNAIRRDALLENVTVRNDGSIDFNDGSKTENTRVSYPIHHIDNIVKPVSKGGHANKVIFLSADAFGVLPPVSKLTPEQTKYHFLSGFTAKLAGTERGITEPTPTFSACFGAAFLTLHPTKYAEVLVKRMEAAGAEAYLVNTGWNGSGKRISIQDTRAIIDAILDGSIEEAETKNIPVFNLEVPIALPHVDSEILDPRDTYVDPLQWESKAEDLAIRFINNFEKYTDNAQGQALVAAGPQVKK; encoded by the coding sequence ATGACCGTGATGGACATTAACAAGGCTGCGCAAATTGATCTTACCCAATACGGTATCACCGGCATAACAGAGATTGTTCGCAATCCTAGTTACGAAACTCTCTTTGCTGAAGAAACTTGCCCTGATTTAGAAGGTTACGAAAAAGGCATCGTAACCGAACTCGGTGCAGTTGCTGTTGATACTGGTATCTTTACTGGTCGCTCGCCTAAAGATAAATTTATCGTTCTCGACGATACCACCCGTGAGCATATGTGGTGGACTTCAGATCAAGTCAAAAATGACAATAAGCCCATTTCCAATGATGTTTGGAATGACCTCAAAGTATTAGTCACTGATGAGCTATCAAACAAGCGCTTGTTTGTCATCGATGGGTATTGTGGTGCTAACCCAGAAACAAGATTGTGTATTCGCGTTATTACCGAAGTAGCTTGGCAAGCACACTTTGTTAAAAACATGTTCATCCGCCCTACAGAAGCAGAGTTAGCGATCTTTGAGCCAGACTTTGTTGTGATGAATGGTGCGAAATGCACCAATGACAAGTGGCAAGAACACAAACTCAATTCTGAAAACTTCACGGTGTTTAATCTTACCGAGAAGATGCAGTTAATTGGCGGCACTTGGTATGGCGGTGAGATGAAAAAAGGTATGTTCGCGATGATGAACTACTTCTTACCTCTAAAAGAGATTGCCTCGATGCACTGCTCCGCCAATATGGGTGAACAGGGTGATGTCGCTATCTTCTTCGGTCTTTCCGGTACAGGGAAAACAACCCTCTCAACCGATCCTAAGCGCCAGTTAATAGGCGATGATGAACATGGTTGGGATGATGAGGGCGTCTTTAACTTTGAGGGTGGCTGTTACGCGAAAACTATTCACTTGTCGAAAGAAGCTGAGCCAGATATCTACAACGCGATTCGTCGTGATGCACTGCTCGAAAATGTGACCGTTCGCAATGACGGATCTATCGACTTCAACGACGGCTCAAAAACAGAGAACACCCGTGTTTCTTACCCTATCCATCACATCGATAATATCGTGAAGCCAGTCTCCAAAGGTGGTCACGCGAATAAGGTTATCTTCTTATCAGCCGATGCGTTTGGTGTGCTACCACCAGTGTCAAAACTGACTCCGGAGCAAACCAAATATCACTTCCTATCTGGATTCACCGCTAAACTCGCGGGAACCGAGCGCGGTATTACTGAACCGACTCCAACCTTCTCCGCTTGTTTTGGCGCGGCATTCTTAACGTTACACCCGACAAAGTATGCTGAGGTGTTGGTTAAACGTATGGAGGCAGCCGGAGCGGAAGCCTACTTGGTTAACACCGGTTGGAACGGCAGTGGCAAGCGTATCTCTATTCAAGATACTCGCGCGATTATAGATGCCATCTTAGATGGCTCTATTGAAGAAGCGGAGACGAAAAACATTCCGGTCTTCAACTTGGAGGTACCTATTGCATTACCTCATGTCGATTCTGAGATCCTCGATCCACGCGATACTTATGTCGACCCACTACAATGGGAAAGCAAAGCTGAAGATCTCGCGATTAGGTTTATCAACAACTTTGAAAAATATACCGATAACGCTCAAGGTCAGGCACTGGTCGCAGCTGGTCCTCAAGTCAAAAAATAG
- the hslO gene encoding Hsp33 family molecular chaperone HslO: MANNTLNRYLFDELSVRGELVQLDTTYQNILSSKEYPAPLQTLLGELLVATSLLTATLKFEGSITMQLQGDGPVSLAVINGDHDQKLRGVARWEGEIPDDASIQDMMGKGYLVITITPNKGERYQGIVGLEGDNLAEVLEGYFERSEQLKTRLWIRTGEVDGAKHAAGMLLQVMPDGTGSPEDFEHLEQLTNTVKDEELFNLDANELLYRLYNQDKVQLFEPQKIEFFCGCSRERSAAAIATVAEEEINEILAEEGSVSLHCDYCGTTYRFEEAEIKTCYAESKATDSNNTIH; encoded by the coding sequence ATGGCAAATAACACCCTAAACCGATATCTTTTTGACGAACTGTCTGTTCGTGGCGAACTGGTTCAGTTAGATACGACCTATCAAAACATTCTATCTAGCAAAGAGTACCCAGCACCTTTGCAAACTCTGCTTGGAGAACTGCTGGTTGCGACTAGCCTGCTAACTGCAACGCTTAAATTTGAAGGTTCTATCACCATGCAGCTTCAAGGTGATGGTCCTGTTTCTCTCGCGGTTATCAATGGTGATCATGACCAAAAACTACGTGGCGTTGCACGATGGGAAGGCGAAATCCCAGATGACGCAAGCATTCAGGATATGATGGGCAAAGGCTACCTTGTCATTACTATTACGCCAAACAAAGGCGAACGCTATCAAGGCATTGTGGGTCTTGAAGGTGATAATCTAGCTGAAGTACTAGAAGGCTACTTTGAGCGTTCTGAGCAGTTAAAAACTCGCCTATGGATCCGCACTGGTGAAGTTGATGGCGCCAAACATGCTGCCGGAATGCTTCTGCAAGTTATGCCTGATGGCACCGGAAGCCCAGAAGACTTCGAACACCTTGAGCAATTAACCAACACGGTTAAAGACGAAGAGTTGTTTAATCTTGACGCTAACGAACTGCTGTATCGCCTTTATAACCAAGATAAAGTTCAGCTATTCGAACCACAAAAGATTGAATTCTTCTGTGGCTGCTCACGTGAGCGCAGCGCTGCAGCCATCGCAACGGTAGCAGAAGAAGAAATTAATGAGATCTTGGCGGAAGAAGGTTCAGTCTCTCTTCACTGCGATTACTGTGGCACCACGTATCGCTTTGAGGAAGCGGAAATCAAAACCTGTTATGCCGAGTCAAAAGCAACGGATAGCAATAACACCATCCACTAA
- the hslR gene encoding ribosome-associated heat shock protein Hsp15 — protein MSSEDKAVRLDKWLWAARFYKTRSIARTMVDGGKVHYNGQRSKPSKMVELGAVITLRQGHEEKTVVIEKISDQRKGAPEAQTLYAETNESIAKREDNALKRKLNAHNPSPERRPDKKQRRDIIKFKHQ, from the coding sequence ATGAGTTCCGAAGATAAAGCAGTTCGGTTAGATAAATGGTTATGGGCGGCACGTTTTTATAAGACAAGAAGCATTGCTCGCACCATGGTCGATGGCGGTAAAGTCCACTATAATGGACAACGTTCTAAGCCAAGTAAAATGGTAGAATTAGGAGCGGTTATCACCCTTCGTCAAGGGCACGAAGAAAAAACTGTGGTAATCGAAAAAATCTCAGACCAACGCAAAGGCGCACCGGAAGCCCAAACTCTCTATGCCGAAACCAATGAGAGTATTGCTAAACGAGAAGACAACGCGTTAAAACGCAAGTTAAACGCACACAACCCAAGCCCTGAACGACGCCCAGACAAAAAACAGCGTCGCGATATCATTAAGTTTAAACACCAATAA
- the gspC gene encoding type II secretion system protein GspC — MNGLSISRQTAFNADKLSHLLSRGLQYQSKISVICTLLLLAMSAWILGVLAWQLFPQSQSVSRWTPPVVSSKTAHSSADFDSEDINKGNIFGQYNSKQQVVKAPVVSDAPKSRLNVVLVGSVVSNNAKLSLAVVANKGKQATYGIGEKIEGTRATINAILIDRIIISNAGRDETVMLEGLDYQKLDSTQSTKRPSSNVRGNNSRSEEASADDLEAIRQAITEDPQQIFQYVRLSQVKKAGKILGYRVSPGKKPELFNSVGLKNGDIATELNGQDLTDPSSMGEIFKSINNLTELNLTVERDGQQHDIFIQF, encoded by the coding sequence GTGAACGGACTATCAATTTCTCGGCAAACCGCATTTAATGCTGACAAGTTGTCTCATTTATTAAGCCGTGGCCTCCAATATCAGTCAAAAATCAGTGTAATTTGTACTCTTCTTTTGTTAGCAATGTCTGCATGGATCTTGGGTGTCCTTGCGTGGCAGTTGTTTCCTCAATCTCAATCGGTCAGTCGTTGGACGCCTCCTGTTGTCTCTTCGAAAACCGCACACTCCTCTGCAGACTTTGACTCGGAAGACATCAATAAGGGCAATATTTTTGGGCAATACAATAGCAAGCAACAAGTTGTTAAAGCTCCCGTTGTTTCTGATGCGCCGAAATCACGCCTAAACGTCGTACTTGTTGGCTCGGTAGTGAGCAATAACGCCAAGCTAAGCTTGGCCGTGGTTGCCAATAAAGGTAAACAAGCGACCTATGGGATTGGAGAGAAGATCGAGGGCACAAGAGCAACGATTAATGCGATATTGATCGATCGAATTATCATCTCTAATGCTGGACGTGATGAGACGGTGATGTTGGAGGGATTAGATTACCAAAAGCTTGACTCTACTCAGTCAACGAAGAGACCAAGTTCCAATGTTCGCGGTAACAACAGTCGTTCAGAAGAAGCCAGTGCTGATGATCTTGAAGCGATTCGCCAAGCGATTACTGAAGATCCTCAGCAAATATTCCAATATGTCCGACTTTCTCAGGTAAAGAAAGCGGGTAAAATCCTTGGTTATCGAGTTAGTCCGGGTAAAAAGCCGGAACTGTTTAACTCTGTCGGGCTAAAAAATGGCGACATTGCCACCGAGTTAAATGGTCAAGACCTTACGGACCCATCATCAATGGGTGAAATATTTAAATCTATCAATAATTTGACCGAGCTAAATCTTACGGTTGAACGTGATGGACAGCAACACGATATATTTATTCAGTTTTAA
- the gspD gene encoding type II secretion system secretin GspD — MKSWLKTSTWLLMGSLMAAPTVSANEFSASFKGTDIQEFINIVGRNLDKTIIVDPTVRGKVDVRSYDVLNEEQYYSFFLNVLEVYGYAVVEMDNGILKVIKAKDSKTSAIPVVGDNDVIAGDSVVTRVVAVKNVSVRELSPLLRQLNDNAGAGNVVHYDPANIILITGRAAVVNRLADIIKRVDQAGDKEIEVVELNNASAAEMVRIVDALNKTTDSKNTPALLEPKLVADERTNSILISGEPQVRSRLRRLIKQLDIEMASKGNNRVHYLKNAKAEDLVDVLKGVSENLQKEKQSGSKSSSANRSEVMISAHAETNALVLTAPPDIMNALLEVIQQLDIRRAQVLIEALIVEMSEGDGLNFGVQWGSLETGAVIQYGNTGASIGQVMVGLEEAKDTTQTESYWDSDNSTWETREYTEEGDYTTLAAALSGVNGAALSIAMGDWTALISAVSSDNNSNILSSPSITVMDNGEASFIVGEEVPVLTGSTAGSNNTNPFQTVERKEVGIKLKVVPQINEGNAVRLDIEQEVSNVLGASGAVDVRFAKRQLNTSVMIQDGQMLVLGGLIDERALESESKVPLLGDIPYLGRLFSSTSTSVEKRNLMVFIKPTIIRDGVTADGITQRKYNYIRAEQLFKADQGLKMMDDALIPVLPEYGEEITHPAEIQAFIDQMEAK, encoded by the coding sequence GTGAAGAGTTGGCTCAAAACAAGTACCTGGTTATTGATGGGGAGCCTGATGGCAGCCCCAACGGTATCAGCCAATGAATTTAGCGCCAGTTTCAAAGGAACTGACATTCAGGAATTTATCAATATTGTGGGACGCAATCTTGATAAGACCATTATTGTTGACCCTACGGTTCGCGGCAAAGTCGACGTCCGTAGTTATGATGTACTCAACGAAGAGCAATACTATAGTTTTTTCCTCAACGTACTTGAGGTCTATGGTTATGCAGTTGTCGAAATGGACAACGGTATACTCAAGGTCATTAAGGCAAAGGACTCTAAAACATCGGCAATTCCAGTCGTAGGCGATAATGATGTTATTGCTGGAGACAGTGTTGTTACCCGTGTGGTTGCGGTGAAAAATGTCTCGGTACGCGAATTATCGCCCCTACTACGCCAATTAAATGACAATGCTGGTGCTGGTAACGTGGTTCACTATGACCCAGCAAACATCATCTTGATTACTGGTCGTGCTGCGGTGGTTAATCGCTTAGCCGATATCATTAAACGCGTCGACCAAGCGGGTGATAAAGAAATTGAAGTGGTTGAGCTAAACAATGCCTCTGCAGCAGAAATGGTTCGTATTGTTGATGCGTTAAATAAAACCACCGACTCAAAAAATACCCCTGCGTTGTTGGAGCCTAAACTGGTTGCTGATGAGCGTACCAACTCCATTCTTATTTCGGGTGAGCCGCAAGTGCGTTCACGCTTACGTCGGCTAATCAAGCAACTAGATATTGAGATGGCGTCTAAAGGTAATAACCGAGTTCATTACCTAAAAAATGCCAAAGCTGAAGATCTGGTTGATGTCCTTAAAGGTGTCTCTGAGAACCTACAAAAAGAGAAGCAATCGGGTTCAAAGAGCTCTTCCGCGAATCGTTCAGAGGTGATGATTTCTGCCCACGCAGAGACCAATGCGTTAGTACTCACTGCGCCGCCAGATATTATGAATGCACTGCTTGAAGTCATTCAACAGTTGGACATTCGTCGCGCGCAGGTATTGATTGAAGCACTTATTGTTGAGATGTCTGAAGGTGATGGTCTGAATTTTGGTGTTCAGTGGGGCTCATTAGAAACCGGCGCTGTAATTCAATACGGTAATACGGGAGCAAGTATCGGTCAGGTGATGGTTGGTCTTGAAGAAGCCAAGGATACGACGCAAACAGAAAGTTATTGGGATTCAGATAACAGCACTTGGGAGACCCGTGAATATACCGAAGAAGGTGATTACACGACCTTAGCAGCGGCATTAAGTGGTGTGAATGGAGCCGCATTAAGTATCGCGATGGGGGATTGGACCGCTCTTATTAGCGCCGTTTCCAGCGATAACAACTCCAATATCCTTTCTTCTCCGAGCATCACTGTCATGGATAACGGTGAAGCGTCTTTCATTGTGGGTGAAGAAGTACCGGTATTGACGGGTTCTACAGCGGGTTCCAATAACACCAACCCATTCCAAACCGTTGAACGTAAAGAAGTGGGCATTAAGCTTAAGGTGGTTCCTCAGATCAACGAAGGCAACGCAGTTCGTCTCGATATTGAACAAGAGGTCTCCAACGTGTTAGGTGCCAGCGGTGCGGTCGATGTACGTTTCGCTAAGCGTCAGCTGAATACCTCGGTGATGATTCAAGATGGTCAGATGTTAGTGTTAGGTGGCTTGATTGATGAACGCGCACTTGAAAGTGAATCAAAAGTACCATTACTCGGTGATATTCCTTATCTAGGTCGTCTATTTAGCTCGACCAGCACTTCGGTTGAGAAGCGTAACCTGATGGTATTTATCAAGCCGACCATCATTCGTGATGGCGTGACGGCGGATGGTATTACGCAGCGTAAATATAACTATATCCGTGCAGAGCAACTCTTTAAGGCTGATCAAGGTCTGAAGATGATGGATGATGCATTAATCCCTGTACTACCAGAGTATGGAGAAGAGATCACTCACCCTGCAGAAATCCAAGCCTTTATCGATCAGATGGAAGCGAAGTAA
- the gspE gene encoding type II secretion system ATPase GspE: protein MMEKLQHQPLVQRLPFSFAKRFRVVLEYADAQTTLYYAEPLALNALQEVKRVCRTNFVLQPLEANEFDTKLTQVYQRDSSEARQLMEDIGADSDDFFSLAEELPQDEDLLESDDDAPIIKLINAMLGEAIKEGASDIHIETFEKMLSIRFRVDGVLRDVLAPSRKLAPLLVSRVKVMAKLDIAEKRVPQDGRISLRIGGRAVDVRVSTMPSSHGERVVMRLLDKNATRLDLHSLGMTDANHQHFRALIKRPHGIILVTGPTGSGKSTTLYAGLQEINSNERNILTVEDPIEFDIDGIGQTQVNPKVDMTFARGLRAILRQDPDVVMVGEIRDLETAQIAVQASLTGHLVMSTLHTNTAIGAITRMRDMGIEPFLISSSLLGVLAQRLVRTLCKDCKEPYHADTATKQVFDMDATEELVLHKAVGCEKCNYKGYRGRTGIHELLMVDEQVQTLIHDEAGEQAIEKAIRARTPSIRADGLSKVKLGVTSIEEVMRVTKEA, encoded by the coding sequence ATGATGGAAAAATTGCAGCATCAACCTCTAGTGCAGCGTCTGCCGTTTAGCTTTGCTAAGCGTTTTAGAGTGGTGTTGGAGTACGCTGACGCACAAACCACGCTGTATTATGCAGAGCCGTTAGCGCTCAACGCACTGCAAGAGGTGAAACGCGTTTGTCGTACCAATTTTGTTCTTCAGCCTCTCGAAGCTAATGAATTTGACACAAAACTCACTCAGGTTTATCAAAGGGATTCATCGGAAGCACGTCAGTTGATGGAAGATATTGGCGCAGATAGTGATGATTTCTTCTCTTTAGCAGAAGAGTTACCACAAGATGAAGACTTGCTTGAGTCCGATGATGATGCGCCGATCATCAAATTGATTAACGCTATGTTGGGCGAAGCCATCAAAGAGGGTGCGTCAGATATTCATATCGAGACCTTTGAAAAGATGTTATCGATTCGCTTCCGTGTTGATGGTGTGTTACGTGATGTACTCGCGCCAAGCCGCAAGTTGGCACCTTTGCTGGTGTCTCGTGTGAAAGTTATGGCGAAGCTCGATATTGCTGAAAAGCGTGTACCTCAAGATGGTCGTATCTCACTGCGTATCGGTGGTCGTGCCGTTGATGTTCGTGTGTCGACGATGCCATCTTCTCATGGTGAGCGCGTGGTGATGCGTCTTCTAGATAAGAATGCGACTCGACTTGATCTGCATAGTTTGGGTATGACCGATGCGAACCATCAGCACTTCCGCGCTTTGATCAAACGTCCACACGGTATTATTTTGGTCACCGGTCCCACCGGTTCGGGTAAATCGACCACCTTGTATGCGGGACTGCAAGAGATCAACAGTAATGAACGCAATATTCTTACCGTTGAAGACCCGATTGAATTTGATATTGACGGTATCGGTCAAACTCAGGTTAACCCTAAAGTTGATATGACATTCGCCCGAGGTTTACGAGCGATCTTACGTCAGGACCCCGATGTGGTGATGGTCGGTGAGATCCGTGATTTGGAAACCGCGCAGATCGCTGTGCAAGCATCGCTTACTGGTCACTTGGTAATGTCGACACTGCACACTAACACCGCGATTGGTGCGATCACGCGTATGCGAGATATGGGAATTGAACCCTTCTTGATCTCCTCATCACTGCTAGGTGTTCTCGCACAGCGTCTTGTGCGTACGCTATGTAAGGATTGTAAAGAGCCTTATCATGCTGATACGGCAACTAAGCAAGTGTTTGATATGGATGCGACAGAAGAGTTAGTGCTCCATAAAGCCGTAGGTTGTGAGAAGTGCAACTATAAAGGTTATCGTGGACGAACCGGTATTCACGAGTTGTTGATGGTCGATGAGCAGGTACAAACGCTTATTCATGATGAAGCGGGAGAGCAAGCGATAGAAAAAGCGATTCGCGCTCGTACTCCAAGCATTCGCGCTGATGGGTTAAGCAAAGTCAAACTCGGTGTTACCTCTATCGAAGAAGTAATGCGAGTGACAAAGGAAGCATAA